In Candidatus Cetobacterium colombiensis, one genomic interval encodes:
- a CDS encoding queuosine precursor transporter yields the protein MMNGMLLQNEMLWLIKLVISFIIVLGAYKCFGKTGLFIWIPISMFIASVEVMVLVKLFGLHASLGNIPYASAFLVTDILSEKYGEKEAKKAIWIGFFTNIVIAFMINFALLFVPEADGAEMHSNLKSIFGLFPRFMIVGLISYAISQHIDIYLYKILKEKFPKHLWIRNNGSTMVSQLVDNVLFTTLAFTGIFSFEVMFEIFLSTYILKWIVAAMDTPFLYLATKMDSKKSLC from the coding sequence AGATGTTATGGTTAATAAAGTTAGTTATTAGTTTTATAATAGTTTTAGGTGCTTATAAGTGCTTTGGTAAAACGGGGTTATTTATTTGGATTCCAATATCAATGTTTATAGCAAGTGTTGAGGTTATGGTTTTAGTTAAACTTTTTGGACTTCACGCCTCTTTGGGAAATATCCCTTATGCAAGTGCATTTTTAGTGACAGATATACTTTCAGAAAAGTATGGAGAGAAAGAAGCTAAAAAAGCTATATGGATAGGATTTTTTACAAATATAGTTATAGCGTTTATGATAAATTTTGCATTATTATTCGTTCCAGAAGCTGATGGAGCAGAGATGCACAGTAATTTAAAATCAATTTTTGGATTATTCCCAAGATTTATGATTGTTGGTTTAATATCTTATGCAATTTCTCAACATATAGATATATATTTATATAAAATTTTAAAAGAAAAGTTTCCAAAGCATCTTTGGATTAGAAATAACGGAAGTACAATGGTAAGTCAACTTGTGGATAATGTTTTATTTACAACTTTAGCCTTTACAGGAATTTTTTCTTTTGAGGTTATGTTTGAAATATTTTTAAGCACATATATATTAAAATGGATAGTAGCTGCCATGGATACACCGTTTTTATACTTAGCAACTAAGATGGATTCTAAGAAAAGTTTGTGTTAA